One Miscanthus floridulus cultivar M001 chromosome 11, ASM1932011v1, whole genome shotgun sequence DNA window includes the following coding sequences:
- the LOC136492882 gene encoding uncharacterized protein, translating to MSQEGANLPQEVEGSHDQATAPHSSIPAGVGSPTATVMPVGSNPSSVSMLASAINNAGLSERASPAVLSAGKDSNAASKIASPAVLQAGEDSSAVSRIASPAVLLAGEENKAEFKLASPAVVLAGEEKGNDAAGSKLAGPAMLHDCDNSKAGSHAGVDNNAARSKLASPAVLHAGDDNNGGSKIAAPAVPHAIVDNTTGAKLNSPVTLHASEHNNAGFKLPNPAVLHASKDMDNNTGRPKFASPGVVLLHAGEDNKARTKLAIQAVHHAGGNAGSSRLTRSAAAALHAAKENASKLAIQVVPRPHAGKDNNAGSSKAATGPAAVDAGESNAKEGKNNVAGEQRAHEADVGGGSGKGNAAAVEDTDPNLHIFTERERRKKMKNMFSTLHALLPQLPDKADKATIVGEAVTYIRTLEGTLQKLEKMKLERKRALAAQQQHGQQQLAVGAGSSRASSARHPAPPALPAPAPAPAASSSTEANLADMVHGLAQHAAVAAANKALAVAAAAAAAGSSSSSGAAAAQLPRGAVPFPEPVAGFQTWSGQNVVVSVANNEAYINLHCPRQPGTLTKALFVLERHSIEVVTTTISAQDGFRMYGIHARANPASASARFPENLCAEDRFKLAVSEMVQLINI from the exons ATGTCTCAGGAAGGAGCCAACTTGCCCCAAGAAGTGGAGGGGAGCCATGATCAGGCCACCGCCCCCCATAGCAGCATCCCTGCCGGCGTCGGGTCACCGACGGCGACCGTGATGCCGGTTGGTTCCAACCCCAGCTCTGTCAGCATGCTGGCCAGCGCCATCAACAACGCTGGGTTGTCTGAGCGTGCCAGCCCGGCGGTGCTCTCTGCCGGCAAGGATAGCAACGCCGCGTCCAAGATCGCCAGCCCGGCGGTGCTCCAGGCCGGCGAGGACAGCAGCGCCGTGTCCAGGATTGCTAGCCCGGCGGTGCTCCTTGCCGGCGAGGAAAACAAAGCCGAGTTCAAGCTCGCAAGCCCGGCAGTGGTCCTTGCCGGCGAGGAGAAGGGCAACGACGCTGCTGGGTCCAAGCTCGCTGGCCCGGCGATGCTCCATGACTGCGACAACAGCAAAGCCGGGTCCCATGCTGGCGTGGACAACAATGCCGCCCGGTCCAAGCTCGCCAGCCCGGCGGTGCTCCATGCCGGCGATGACAACAACGGCGGATCCAAGATCGCTGCCCCCGCAGTGCCCCACGCCATCGTGGACAACACCACCGGCGCCAAGCTCAACAGCCCGGTGACGCTCCATGCCAGCGAGCACAACAACGCCGGGTTCAAGCTCCCAAACCCCGCAGTGCTCCATGCCAGCAAGGACATGGACAACAATACCGGGCGGCCCAAGTTCGCCAGCCCGGGGGTGGTGTTGCTCCATGCTGGCGAGGACAACAAAGCCAGGACCAAGCTCGCCATCCAGGCAGTGCACCATGCCGGCGGTAACGCCGGGTCGTCCAGGCTCACCAGATCGGCGGCGGCTGCGCTCCATGCCGCCAAGGAGAACGCATCCAAGCTCGCCATCCAGGTGGTGCCCCGCCCCCATGCCGGCAAGGACAACAACGCTGGGTCGTCCAAAGCTGCCACCGGACCAGCGGCGGTCGACGCCGGCGAGAGCAACGCCAAGGAGGGAAAGAACAACGTAGCTGGAGAACAACGTGCCCATGAGGCCGACGTGGGCGGCGGCAGCGGGAAGGGCAACGCCGCCGCGGTGGAGGACACGGACCCCAACTTGCACATCTTTACCGAGAGGGAGcgaaggaagaagatgaagaacatgTTCAGCACCCTGCACGCGCTCCTCCCCCAGCTCCCCGACAAG GCTGACAAGGCCACCATAGTTGGGGAGGCCGTAACCTACATCAGGACTCTGGAAGGCACCCTCCAGAAGCTGGAGAAGATGAAGCTGGAGCGCAAGCGCGCGCTGGCGGCGCAGCAGCAGCATGGCCAGCAGCAGCTGGCGGTGGGTGCCGGCAGCAGCCGCGCGTCGTCCGCGCGCCACCCCGCACCACCAGCGCTGCCAGCACCAGCACCGGCCCCGGCAGCGTCGTCGTCGACGGAGGCGAACCTGGCGGACATGGTCCACGGCTTGGCACAGCatgccgccgtggccgccgcgaACAAGGCCCTGGcagtggcggcggcagcggccgcggccggctcctcctcctcctccggcgcggCCGCCGCGCAGCTGCCCCGTGGCGCGGTGCCGTTCCCTGAGCCCGTGGCGGGGTTCCAGACGTGGTCCGGGCAGAACGTGGTGGTGAGCGTGGCCAACAACGAGGCGTACATCAACCTGCACTGCCCGCGGCAGCCCGGCACGCTGACCAAGGCGCTCTTCGTGCTGGAGAGGCACAGCATCGAGGTCGTCACCACCACCATCTCCGCCCAGGACGGCTTCCGCATGTACGGCATCCATGCGCGC GCCAATCCGGCTTCGGCCTCGGCTCGCTTTCCGGAGAATCTGTGTGCTGAAGACAGGTTCAAGCTGGCGGTGTCGGAGATGGTGCAGCTGATCAACATCTGA